GAGCCGGGCGGTTCGACGTAGGGCGTCATCGACTTTTTCGTAAACGAAAACGAGCAACGAATAGCCGAGTCCAAAGACCTTTTGCCGGGGTGACTTGAAAGGGCACGAAGACTGCGGCTGGCGAAAGCTGGTGACCTTGATGTCGACGCCGATGTCTGGAAAATCGATCCCCTTCGCCGAGTTGCCTTCGCGAAAAACGTATCGGGTCGCCAGTCGGGCGCGGAATTTCTGCTCCAGATAAGTGCCGACTGCTTTGCCGTCGGTGACGCCATAGAGACTCGGTTCCGCGAGTTCGCTTTCCTCGGCAGCGAAACGCACGGCTTCCGTCCGAATGGCTTCCTCGGTCAGCTCCTGTCGCGCCACCAAAATCCTCCATGCCTCTCAAGAATCGCACGCTATCACGCCGCGCTTCCCGGGTCGATGCGCGGACGCATTCACCGCGAAAGGGCGGGCATCGACCCCTCAGCGCTTCGCGCGGCGCGGTGCGGGCGTCTTACCGGCGGCCACCATGCCGGCCAGCGTTTCCTGGTCGAGCACGGCGGAGATGTTGTCGCGCACGCGCAGCATCAGGTGGCGCAGCCAGCAGGTCTCGTAGGGAAACGGGCAGTCGGGGCACTGATGGGGCTGCGTGCGGCTGGCGCACGCGATGGGCGCGAGCGGGCCGTCCACCGCGCGGATGATGTTGCCGAGCGTCGTCTGCTCGGGCGGCAGGCGCAGCGTGTAGCCGCCGTCCTTGCCGTGCTCGCTGACCAGCAGGCCCTGCTTGCGCAGCGTGGTCAGCACCTGCTCCAGGTACTTGCCGGGGATGTGCTCGCGCTCGGCGAGCTTCGAGGCCGACAGCGGCTGCGTTCCGTAATTCTCGGCCAGATGACGCAGCACCCGCAGCGCGTAAACGCCCTTCTTGGAAAGCTTCATGGCGATATCCTAGTGCGTGACTAGG
This is a stretch of genomic DNA from Deltaproteobacteria bacterium. It encodes these proteins:
- a CDS encoding restriction endonuclease, whose amino-acid sequence is MARQELTEEAIRTEAVRFAAEESELAEPSLYGVTDGKAVGTYLEQKFRARLATRYVFREGNSAKGIDFPDIGVDIKVTSFRQPQSSCPFKSPRQKVFGLGYSLLVFVYEKVDDALRRTARLDIKHTIFVNADANGDYTMTRRLREMVADAANIEDIVAFLGDRNLPLDDIGARELAKEIFDSPPRLGYLTISNALQWRLQYGHAIAEAGLAEGVLRLS
- a CDS encoding Rrf2 family transcriptional regulator, coding for MKLSKKGVYALRVLRHLAENYGTQPLSASKLAEREHIPGKYLEQVLTTLRKQGLLVSEHGKDGGYTLRLPPEQTTLGNIIRAVDGPLAPIACASRTQPHQCPDCPFPYETCWLRHLMLRVRDNISAVLDQETLAGMVAAGKTPAPRRAKR